The window TTTATATATAAAGAGAGGCCATGCTCCTTTGATAACTCTTTATTTAAACTCTTATTTTCCACCAAGACCTGTATTTCTATCTTATATCCCTTCCTTTTATTATTTATTAGAAATTATATTGCTTTTAACTCTAAAAATCAAGATTACATTATAAAAAATATTCCAATTCCTATAAAAGAAATTATAGCTCCGATTCCTTCTAATACCGAAATTTTTTCTTTAAAGCATACAATTGATATTGGTATTATTAGTATCGGACTAGTTGCAGCTAAGGTACTAACCACCCCTACATTTGAATGTTTCATAGCTTCAACTAAAGATGTTACTCCTAATGTTGCTATAATTGTTCCTAGAGCTATATATAACATACCTTTTTTATTTAAAATTCCTTCTTTTATATTTCCCCACTCTTTTCGAATCGATATATAAATCATAAAAGCTAAAATTGCAGGTATAGTTCTAACTTGAATTGTTGCAAAAGAATCATAATTAGTTGAACCTAATCTCGTAAAAATAATTCCAAAACTTTCACCTAACATAGCTAAAACCGCATACACAAACCCTAATTTTGAAAAGTCTTTATCGCTTCTTTTTCTTAAAACAACCATGGCTATTCCTAAAACTGTCAAAATCATTCCCAATATTTTTATAATTTCTATTTTTTCATCTAACATAATAAAACTTAATATTGAAACTGCTATTGGACTAAAAGTCATCACTAGTAATGTTATTCTTGGACCTACATTAATATAAGCCTTATACAAAAAGAAATCACCTAAAAATAATCCAAATAATCCTGAAACAGATAAAAATTTTAACGATTCTTTTGTTACATCAACTGGTAACAACAATCCTCTTTTTAGATATGTTATTATTCCTAAAAATATCATTGCAATGATTAATCTTATTAAATTTACTGCTAGTGTTCCCGTTTCTTTACTAGCTCTTTCTAAAAAAATAGAACTTCCTACCCAGCCAAAAGCTGCAGCAAGCGCTAAACTTTCTCCCAATTTGTATCCCCCCTACTTTAATTCCGCTCTTATTTTTTCCATTCTTTTTCTATTTACTCCAAAGTCATACCATCCCGTTTGAGCTGCAGATCTTATATTAATTATTTTTTTCTCTGATTCTATTTCAAAATCTGCAATATCTTCAAAACCAAAAAATTTACTGTAAAAAGCGACTTTTAAATAATTCTCTTTATCCTCTAAAATTTTACCTTGAAATTTTTCAATAACTTTTATCAATTTCTTTTTTATAATTTCATTACTTTCATTAAAAATTATAGGTTCTATATAATTCTTACTATGATTAGCTTCGCTAGAAACACAATTGGGTTTATCTGGACATTCTTCTAACACTTCTTTTCCTCTCCCTTCTCCCATTAAAATAAAAAAACAAGAAATAAAAATCAAAATTACCTTTCTTTTCATATTCTCTCCCCCTTTTATTGTTAGTATACCCTATTTTTATTTTAAAAAACAATTTTTTTCCAATAAAAAAGCGAAAAGATAAAATTCTTTTCGCTTTTAATTTCGATTAATAATTTACACACTCTAACTCAAATTCTTTTTGTTTTTCTAAGCATGATGGACAAACCTTTGGAGCCTCTGTTCCTTCGTGTACATATCCACACTTTCTACATTTCCATCTTACATCATTATCTTTTTTAAATACATGATCTTCTCCTAAATTTTTTAATAATTTACGATATCTTTTTTCATGTAATTTCTCAACTTCTACAATAACTTTAAATGCTGCTGCAACTTGTGGAAATCCCTCTTCTGCTGCAACTTCTGCAAATCCAGGATATAACTCTGCCCACTCTTCATATTCTCCTGCTGCCGCTTCCTCTAAATTTTCCATAGTCGTTCCAACTATTCCTGCTGGATAAGTTGCTGTTATCTCAACTGGTCCACCTTCTAAATATGAGAAAAATCTTCTTGCATGATACTGCTCATTTAAAGCTGTTTCCTCAAATAATGCAGCAATTTGCTCATAACCTTCACTTCTAGCTTTATCTGCAAACAGTGTGTATCTCTGTCTTGCTTGAGATTCTCCTGCAAAAGCTTTTAATAAATTTTGTTCAGTTTTAGTTCCTTTTATAGATTTACCCATTGGTATCCCTCCTTTGAATTCTTTCTTGAATATTGTTCAAATTTTTTTTGATTTTCCTTTTTATTTTTTTATTTATATGTTAATATTAAAAAAAATATTAATCTAAACAGGAGGATTTATGGATTTTTTATCAAGAAGATCAATTAGAAAATATACTTCACAAAATATTGAAAAAGAAAAATTAGATGAAATACTAAAAGTAGCTCTAACTGCTCCTACTGGAAGAAATTTAAAACCATTTGAATTAATTCTAATAAAAGAAAAAAATGCATTAAACAAGTTATCTCTATCAAAATCTATTGGGTCTGCTATGTTAAAAGAAGCTAATGCAGCTATTATTATCTTAGGTAATCCTGAAATTTCAAATACTTGGAATGAAGATGCTTCTATTGTTTCTTTTAGCATACAACTTAAAGCTTTTGAATTAGAACTTGGAAGCTGTTGGATAAATGTTAAAGATAGAAAAACAAGTGATAATATAGAATCAGAAGAATATATTAAAAACAATTTTAATATACCTAGTCACTTAAAAATAGTTTCTATCATTTCCTTAGGTTATCCAAATGAACACAAACCTCCACATGATGATAAAGATATGGATTTTTCTAAAATTCATTTAGAGAAATATTAAAAAAAGCCAAAATTAATTGGCTTTTTTTACTATCTATGAGATTTTTTATCTCCTGTCATTTGAATAACATCTCCATCTTTTAAATTATATGCTTGTCCAAATCCTTTTACAAATCTTCCATTAACTATATTTAACTTTACTAAATGAAAATCTTGCATTTTACGAACAACTTTCATTCCTTCTCCAACTTTCTCTTCAAAAGCATCTAATATTACATCAAATTTTTCATCTCTTTCCTTAAATTCAGCTACTACATTGTATCTTAATCTCTTTCTTACTAGAACAGAAGCTGCATCTTTCTCATCTTGTAAAAACATAATTTCAAATTGAGGATTATCTTTTAAATTATCAAAATGATCTCCAATTTCACTAATGTAAATATATCCTTCTCCTTCGAAATTTAAGTATGGAGCATATGTCACATCAACATCTCCATTTTTAGATTTTGTTCCTAATATAACTGATTTAAAGTCTCCTCTAAACTCTTCTACCTCTTTTTTTATTTGTTCTTTATCAAATTTTATTGGCATCATCATAATTATTTTTTTCTCCTTTAATTTTGTTAATCAAACTATTTAAATATATGATATATTTTTTAACAAACTTTGTCAAGAATATTTTATACCTTTATTGTGTATTTTATAAATTTCCAGCTTTGTACATATTAAAAAATACACCTTTTTTATCAATTAAACTTTGAAAATCGCCTATTTCCTTAATTCCATCTTTACCTAAAACTACAATTTTGTTAAATTTTTTAAGTGTATTTAATCTATGAGCTATTGAAATTATTATTTTATCTTCAAATTTCTGTAGAATATTATCCATTATTTTTTTCTCTAAAATATTGTCCAATGCTGAAGTTCCTTCATCTAAAAATATGATTTCTGGGTCTTTTAAAAATAATCTTGCCATTGATAGCCTTTGCTTCTGTCCTGAACTCAATTCAATTCCACCTTGGCCTAGTTTTGTATTTTCTTTCTTTTCTAAACTTTCTACAAATTCTTTTAATTCAGCTAATTCTAATGCTTCTTCTATCTCTTTTTTTGTTGCATCTCTTTTTACTACTTTTATATTCTCTAATATTGTTTCATTCATCAAACTATCTCTCTGATCGACTATCGCTATTCTATTTAACAAACTTTCTCTATCTACCTCATGGATGCATAAATCATTTATAAAAATTGTATTTTCTTCAGGTAAAAATGTTCTTTTTAAAAGTGAAAATATTGTTGTTTTTCCTACTCCACTCTCTCCAACAAATGCTACTTTTTCTCCTTTTTCTATAGTTATTGATAAATTTTTTATAACTTCTTGTTTATCAAATGCAAAATTTAATCCGTCTACCTTTATACTGTCTATATTTTTTTCTATAATTGTATTTCCATCTTTAATATTTGGAATATTCATAATTTCTAAAAACCTGCTTATTCCTGTAGCTCCTCTTTGAAATACATCTACAAGGCCCATAAGTCTTAAAAGATACACTCTAAATCTATTAGTCAATAATATAAAACTCACAATAATTCCAAAACTTATTTCACCTTTTATATGCATGTATCCACCTATAAATATAACAATAAGTTGAGTGAGTTGATTATAAAAATTAATACCGGACATTAAAGCTGATGTATTAAATATATTATTTTTCTCTACACTTAATAACTCTTTATTTTTACTTGAAAACTTCTCTAAAGTATCTTTTTCTAGGACATTATCTTTTATAAAGAATATAGTTTTCAATGAATCGTGAATTCCTGATGTTAATTTAGAAAATCTTTCTCTTACTTCTATGTAGCCATATTTTAATTTCTTATTTTGAATTATTGTAAAATATATAGCTATTGGTAATGGAATCATTGTTATTAAAGTTAACTTCAAATTAAAAGTAGCCATTAAAGCCATAGCTCCGGCTATTGATAATATTGAAAATAAAAAATCTTCTAGTCCTCTATATAGAAGAGCTGAAACATTTTCTAAGTCATTTGTAACTCTTGATATGATATCTCCACTTTGATTTTTCATAAAATATGTATCTGGTTGATTTAATATTTTTTTAAATAAATCTTCTCTCATAAAAAATTTTATTCTATTTCCCATCAACTGTCCTCTTGAACTAGAGTAAATTGATAAAAATAATCTTATAATATAAAGCGTTAATAAAAAAGCTGAGAACATAAAAAATTCATTTATATTTTTCTTGGGAATTGAGTTATCAATTAAATTTTGGACAACTATCGGTCCATATAAATCCAGTACGGTTACAAAAAAACTGCTAACTAAAAAATAAGTTAGCAGTTTTCTTTCTTTTAAATAGTACTTGAAAATACTATTTAACATTTGACAACTCCTTGTATAACTCCTCTAAAGCATCAATTACTCTAGGTGTTCCTCTTAGTATTTTGTCTGATTCAATTATCATTATATTCCCTTTTTGTCCCGCTTTTGTTTGTTTTACAACTGGATTACTATTTAAAATATCATTTTTATTTTTTATAGCCATTGAACCTACAAGTATATCCGGATTTTCTGCTAATAAAAATTCTGGCGATAATATTGGTCTTCCACCTGGTAACCCTTTTGCTATATTTTCTATTCCTAAAGTATCGAAAATTTGACCTGGTAATGAATTTGGACTAAACACCATCATTGGAGATGTTGAAAATAAAAATCCTCCCTTTATTTTTAAAGGTTTTTCCGCTATTTTCTCTTTTATCATTTTTAATTTTAAATTATAACTATCAATTAATCTATCTGTATTTTCTTCCTTTCCAGTTATAACTCCATATATTTCTAAATTATTTAAAATTTGTTCAAAAGAATTAGCTTCATTAATTATAAAGTTTAATTTTCTTGCTTTTAAACTTTCTCCAAAACTTTCAGACATAGTATTTAGTATTACTAAATCTGGGCTATACATTAAAACTTGTTCTACTGAAGGTTTCATTATTATTCCTGCTTTTGGTAAATCCTTTGTTTTTTCTTGTGGCCAAATTGGATTTTTTGCAGTGTCTGCTATTGCTACTATATTATTTTCTCCACCAATTAAATAAAATGCTTCCACTGCTGCCGGATCTAATATTAAAACTTTTTTATACTCTTTCTTTGCTATTTTATTCCCTCTTGAATCTATAATAAAATCATTTTCTATTTTTAAAGCATAAACTAGATTACTAATTAAAATAGTAAAAATTAATGTTATTACTCTTTTCATCTTTCCTCCTAAACTAATGGAATAATATATGGTATTCCACTCTGATCTTTTATAACTTTAGCCTTTAAATTATAAACTTTTTGTAAATTTTCTTCTGTCAAAACTTCAGATGGTGTTCCTTGATATTTTATCTCTCCATCTTTCATCATAATAAGTTCATCACAAAACATAGCAGCTAAATTTAAATCATGTAATACTGCTACTCCTGTTAAAGATTTTTCAACCACTAAGCTTTTTACCTTATTTAATAATTCAACTGCATGATTTAAATCTAAAGCTGAAGTTGGTTCATCTAATAATAAAATTTCTGGATCTTGAGTTAAAGCTCTTGCTAATAAAACTCTTTGAAACTCTCCTCCAGAAAGACTAATTGCTACTCTTTCAGAAAATTTTTCCAATCCTAAAAACTTTAAATTATCTTCAACTTTTCTTCTATCTTCATATGAATATCCTGCCCAACTAGATTTTAAATGAGGAAGTCTCCCCATTAAAACAAAATCCTTTACTGACATATTTGTCATTAAATTTGACTTTTGTGGAACTAAGGAAACTAATCTTGCTTTCTCTTTTTTAGAAAGTTCCTTTGTTTCCTTTCCATTAAACTCAATATCCCCTTCACTTGGATTTAAATATCCTAATATATTCTTTAAAAATGTCGATTTACCACAACCGTTTGGTCCTAATATCCCTGTCATTTTTCCTTTAGTTATATTAACTTTTAATTTTTTTAAAATCTCTCTCTCTCCATAAGAAAATGACAGATTATTCACTTTTACACCCATTAGTTTCCTCCTTTAGCTTTAAATGCTAAGTATAAGAAGAATGGAGCTCCAAAGAATGCCGTAACAACTCCAATTGGAATCTCAACAGGTGCTAAAAACAATCTTCCTATTGTGTCACAAACTAATAGAAAAAATCCTCCTGCCAAGGCAGCATTAGGAATTAATCTAGAGTTAGATGGTCCTACTAACATTCTTATTGAATGAGGTATAATTAATCCTACAAAACCAATCATTCCTGAAAAAGCAACTGAAAATGCTACAACTAATGCTGACACTGTTAATACTTTTGCTTTCAATGTATGTACATCAACTCCTAAAGAGTTAGCTTCTTCATCTCCTGATAATAATGCATCTAATTGATTTCTTTGTAAGTAAAAAAATATTAAAGAAAAAACTAATGGAATTATAAGTAAAAATACTTTTGTCCAAGTTGCTCCTCCTAAATACCCCATTAACCACATAGTTATCTTAAAAGATTCCTCTCCTATTAAATACATAGCAAAAGATGTAAAAGCACCTATAAAAGCTGATACAGCTATTCCTACTATTAGAAGAGTTGTTATGTCAACCTTACCACTTCTATTTGATAACTTAAATATAATGAATGTACTTATTAAGCATGATAAAAATGCCAATATCCCATAAAAAATATCTGGTAATTGAAATACATATGCTATCACAGCCCCGAATGTAGCACTTGCTGCAATTCCTATTATATATGGATCAGCTAGTGGATTCTGAAATACGGCTTGAACTACAACTCCACTTGATGAAAGCATCATTCCTATTAATAATGCCATCACTATTCTTGGTAATCTTATATCATAAATTATTGTTTTTATATAATCTGGTGCTGTACTTATGGAAAATAGTTGTTCCAATGGTACAGAAACACTTCCTAAACCAATAGAAAGTGTTCCTGTTAGTATTATTCCCAGAATTAATATTAACGATATGTGTTTTTTCATATTAATTCTCCTATTTTTTAGAAATTATATTTAAATCCTGCGTAAAGACTTCTCTCTGCAGCTGGATTATACTCTTTGCCATCTGAGCTTATAGAGTTATAATACTTTTCATTAAATATATTATTAATTCCTGTATAAATTCTTAAACTTTCAACTGGTCTATAATTTAATGTTAAGTTTGTCACAATGTTTTCATTCTGTTTACCCTCTGTATTTTTATTATTTAAATAATAACCTGACGAATAAACTGTATCCCAAATAACATTAACTTTTGAAGTTATTTTATAATCTAATGCTATATTAAATCTATTTGTAGGAACATCTGCTATTTCATTTCCCTCAATTGATTTATCTTGATCTTTTAATATTTTTGTCTTAACTAAAGCATATCCTTCTCTTACTGTTAGATTTCCAAAGTACTGCTCTGCATTTAACTCTAAACCATATCTTCTTGTTTTTCCAATATTATAATTTCTAAAATTCATTCCTGTATAATTTTCTGTTGCTATTTCATCATTTGTTTCAGTTAAATATATTGCTCCACTTATAAAACTTCCAAATATATAATCTTTAAAACCTGTTTCATATGTTATATATGTTTCTGAATCTAAATCATTATTAATATATGCTCCATCTATTTTATCTACTAATTGTGAAGGTGTTGGAGAAGTAAACCCTTTTTCTCCCTTCACATAGATATTTCCTGTCTCTGAATACAAATAGTTTCCTACTAACTCATAAGCCATATTTTCCATAGTTGTTTTTCTATTTATACTTGTATCTGATGTTGTTGCCCCACTTGATAAAGAACTTTTTGTATATGATCTATCAGTTTTATAATCTGCATATTCATATCTTACACCTTGAGTAAATTCAAATTTACCAATTGCATTTCTATTTAAAACAAATACACTATGAGTATCTTTAATTAAATCATTTTTATATTTTTCTGAACTAAACATATCCATTTGACTATCTCTTTTCAAGTTGTTATTTATATAGTCATACCCTAAAATTAAACTACTTGATTCTCCATAGCTAACTTTTAATTTCGGTTTAAATCCTATCTTTTCGTCAGTATAATCCATATAATTTTTAACACTATAACTCATTTTTTCATAATTATTTTCATTATATATATCTGTTTTCTGATAGAATCCAACTAAATCTAAAGTTACTTTTTCATTAAATTTGTACTCATATTTTCCTGTAAATTCATCTTTCTTAGTATTATTAACAATTAACTCATCATATTTACCAACAAGACCATTACTTTTAGGATTTGATAACATCTCTTTTGTAAGAGCTCTAGGTGATGTTGCATCATCCTTATATCTTGAGTACTTAAAGGTAAAACTTTGATTTTCATCAATTTTATATTTTAAACTTCCTTCAAAATACTCTGAATCTGATTCATCCCCATCTCTAAACCCCTTGTAATCATTCTTAGTATAATTAATATTTATACCTAAATCTCCAACTGTCGTTCCATAAGAAACCTCACCTTTTTTTCCACCAAAAGTATTTAGCTCTCCTGAAACAGAACCTCCTGTATAACCTGCTCCTGATTTTGTCACAATATTTATTATTCCACCTCTTGTTCCACTTCCATAAAGAATAGCTCCTCCGCCTGGAATAACCTCAATTTTTTCAATATTTTCAACCGGAACTGTATTAATTGGTGTTTTTGCATGAGATGTATCTAATAAGTTTACACTTACACCATCTATTAAAACTTGTACATTTGCTGTTGCTTTACTTCCTTGTCCTCTCATATCAATTATTGGATCTTTTGGATCACCTATTAAATTGACACTTGGTACATCTTTTAAAGCCTCTGATACAGATTGATAATTCTTTTCCTCTATATCTTTAGCTGTAATAACTGTTACTGTATTTGTTACATTTCTTTGTGCTGTTTCAAACCCCGTTGTTGAAATCACACTTTCATTTAATTTAACCCCTTTATTAGCTTCTTCATAGAAAAAATCATCATTTGAATAACTTAAAGCTGTTACTATTAAACTTAGTACTGCTATTCTTTTGTTCATAATTTTAATCCCTCTCCATTACTTTTTTATTAATCCTAAAGTTTTTTCAACAACTGTTGTTAAAATCTCTCTAGATATATTGTTACCCCAAAATAAGCCATCTTCAGTTAGTTTATAATGTTCTTTATCTTCTAATATAAAATTATTCTCTTTTAACTCAAATAGTAATTCTTCAAAAACTATCATTTCTTCAGATGTTAATATATTTTTTACTATATTTTTATCTATTTGTGGAAATTGAAACAATCCGCTAAATTTATCCAATCTTTGTTGATAATCACTTTTTTCAACAAACATTGACATCTCTTTCTTCATTCTAAAAATAGATATATTATCAACATTTCCTCCAGCTCCAACTCCAATTGGAAAAGTGTCTCCTCCAAAGTTTCTAGTTTTTATATATTTATATTTATCTCTTCCTTTTTTTGCTATTTTCGTTAACTCCAATACATAATAATCACTATCTTTAGCTAACTCTTTTATAAACGCATCATGTAACTCTCTCTCTCTTTTTAAATCCTCTTGAACTTTAACTTTTTCGTCTTTTATGTCATGAAATAATGTTGAACCTTCATGAACCATTAATGAATAAAAACTTGAACTTCCTAAATCTAACTTTTTTATAATCTTGGCATCCTCTATAGCATCCTCTATTTTTTGCGTTGGATAGTTATAAATAATATCTATGCAAACTTCTCCATTAAATTTTTCTTTTAATTGAATTAATCTCTCTATTGTTTCATTTTTCGAATACGTTCTATTGTAAAATTTTCTTCCTTCATCTGAGAAACTTTGAATACCTACAGATAATCTATTAACTCCATATTTATTCATTAACTCTATTTTTTCATCATTTAAATTATGTAATGTTGTTTCTAAAGTAAATTCATATTCTGCAGAAAATTTTATATTTCTATTAACACTTTGAAGTATTTTTTCCAATTGATTATTTTTATAAACTGTTGGAGTTCCTCCACCAAAATATATTACATCTACACTTTTTTCCTTAAAATATCTATAGTCCCCATATTTATCAAATTCACTAACTATATAATCTGCATAAGAATCTAAACTTCCACTCAATTGCTCTCTATTTAAATTACAAAACGAACAAATTTTATCACAATATGGTGTATGAACATATATAGCTCTTGGAATATCTTTAGGTTCCTCTTTTAATCTGTTTAAAAATTCTTCCTCTGTAACTCTTTTTTGAGGATAATATTTTCCTATCAATCCACTAGAATTATGATGACTTTTATATCTTGTTTCAAAATTCATTATTTAATCACTTCCCTTTAGTTTCTATATCTATCGCTTGTGCTCCTGCCAACTTTATATCTGACATTATATCTACAACATCTCCATAGTCGATTCCTCTATCAGCTAATATTGCCACTCTCTTATTTTCCATCAGTATAATTGTATTTTTTATTTTTTCTTGTAATTCATCTTTTCTTATGTCTGCTATAGAACTCTCTTTTTGTTTGTCTATTTTTATTTTTAGCTCTCCATTACTTGCAACTAAAATTGAAATTTTATCAACAGATTCTATTATTTCAGAAACCTCTGATTTAGGTAAATCTATTTTCATACCCTTCATATCATCAAATGTTGTAGCAACCATAAAAAATATCAAAAGTAAAAACACTACATCTATCAATGGAGTTAAATCTGGTGTTAATTGTTTTCTTTGATAATTCATAAACCCTTTTGATTTAAACATATTCTACACCTACATCTTTCTTAAAATATTTATAAATTCAACTACATTTTTTTCCATATCAACCAATGCTTTTTCAATCTTTTTTTGGTAGAAGTTATAAAATATTAAAGCAGGTATAGCTACAATTAAACCTGATGCTGTTGTAATTAATGCTTGAGAAATTCCAAAAGCTAGAACTGTTGGATCTCCCGCTCCATGTTTTGACATAGCTGTAAAAGCTCCAATCATCCCAGTTACAGTTCCTAATAACCCTGCTAGTGGAGTTACATTAGCTGCTAAAGCTAAGATCCACATATTTTTTTCTAATTTTGGCATCTCTCTTAGAGCACACTCTCTTGCTTTCTCCTCTAAATAATCATAAGTACAACAATTCATTTTTCCACCATTATATTCTATTAAAATTGCTTTCATAACTTTAGCTGATGTATTTTTAAAACAATCACATGCTTTTATAGCTCTTTCTCTTTCATTATTTTTAATGAATTTTTCTAAATGATTTATTAAAAGTTCTCCATTATCTTTCTCATTTTTAAAGAAGTAATACCCTCTTTCCAATATTACGCTAAGACCTGCTACTGATAAAAATATTATTACAGCCATTAATGGTCCTCCTGCTTTGATTATATCTATCATCCATTCCCTCCTCTAATTAAATATTTTGATATTCAAAGTTATTATAATGATTTTGTACTGAATAGTCAATATATTTTTTAAACAAAGTATTTTTTTATAAATAATTTGATAATTAAAATATTTTTTGTTATAATCATTATGGATTTATTACTTATTTTTTGGAGGAATTATGAAGTTTTTTATTTTTTCAATAGTTTTACATATATTTATATTTATTTTTGGTTTTTCTTTAGATTCAAACAAAAGTTTTGAAATTAATAATGTTGGAAATGATTTTAGTACTCCATCTATCTCTGTTAATTTCAATTCAATGCAAATAACTTCACAACCGCAACCAGCTGAATCATCAGATGAAATTCTAAAAGAGGTTTTAGAAGAAAAAATAGATAAACCTAAAATTGAGGAACAAAAAAGAGAAGTTATAAAAAAAGAGAATAAAAAAATTTCTAAACCTAAAAAAGTTTTAGAAAAAAAGAAAAATGAACTCACTAAAAAATCTCAACAATTAGAAAATACAAATACACCTACAAACACTAATACTGATTTAATTGAACTCTCACAAGGTGTGTTTGCTGCCAAAAATCAAGGGGTTCAAGGACTTAAATATTCTTTTATTTCTCAACCTGATCCAGAATATCCTTTAGCTGCCAAAAGAATATCATACACTAAAGAGGTTTCTATTAAAGTTAGATTTCTTGTGGGATTAAATGGTGAAATTGAAGATATTAAATTTTACAATGATAAAGATAATTTAGGTTTCCAAAAAGAAGTCGAAAAAACTTTAAACAAGTGGAAATTGACTCCTGTAACTTTAAATAGCAAACCAATAAAACTATACTTTTATAAAGAATTCAAATTTAATCAAAAATAATGGGAGGATTTTAATTTTATGAAAATACTTATCACTTATTCATCAAAGACTGGAAATACAGAAAAAATAGCTCAAGCTATTCATAAAGGTATTCCAACTGCTAACCTTTTACCAATCTCTGAAATTGTAAACTTAGATTATGATTTAATTTTTGTAGGTGGTTGGATTGATAGAGCCACTTTCGATCAAACAGCATTGACTTTAGCTAAACAAATT of the Cetobacterium sp. NK01 genome contains:
- a CDS encoding DMT family transporter, with amino-acid sequence MGESLALAAAFGWVGSSIFLERASKETGTLAVNLIRLIIAMIFLGIITYLKRGLLLPVDVTKESLKFLSVSGLFGLFLGDFFLYKAYINVGPRITLLVMTFSPIAVSILSFIMLDEKIEIIKILGMILTVLGIAMVVLRKRSDKDFSKLGFVYAVLAMLGESFGIIFTRLGSTNYDSFATIQVRTIPAILAFMIYISIRKEWGNIKEGILNKKGMLYIALGTIIATLGVTSLVEAMKHSNVGVVSTLAATSPILIIPISIVCFKEKISVLEGIGAIISFIGIGIFFIM
- a CDS encoding DUF1499 domain-containing protein, giving the protein MKRKVILIFISCFFILMGEGRGKEVLEECPDKPNCVSSEANHSKNYIEPIIFNESNEIIKKKLIKVIEKFQGKILEDKENYLKVAFYSKFFGFEDIADFEIESEKKIINIRSAAQTGWYDFGVNRKRMEKIRAELK
- the rbr gene encoding rubrerythrin; the protein is MGKSIKGTKTEQNLLKAFAGESQARQRYTLFADKARSEGYEQIAALFEETALNEQYHARRFFSYLEGGPVEITATYPAGIVGTTMENLEEAAAGEYEEWAELYPGFAEVAAEEGFPQVAAAFKVIVEVEKLHEKRYRKLLKNLGEDHVFKKDNDVRWKCRKCGYVHEGTEAPKVCPSCLEKQKEFELECVNY
- a CDS encoding nitroreductase family protein encodes the protein MDFLSRRSIRKYTSQNIEKEKLDEILKVALTAPTGRNLKPFELILIKEKNALNKLSLSKSIGSAMLKEANAAIIILGNPEISNTWNEDASIVSFSIQLKAFELELGSCWINVKDRKTSDNIESEEYIKNNFNIPSHLKIVSIISLGYPNEHKPPHDDKDMDFSKIHLEKY
- a CDS encoding pyridoxamine 5'-phosphate oxidase family protein, producing MMMPIKFDKEQIKKEVEEFRGDFKSVILGTKSKNGDVDVTYAPYLNFEGEGYIYISEIGDHFDNLKDNPQFEIMFLQDEKDAASVLVRKRLRYNVVAEFKERDEKFDVILDAFEEKVGEGMKVVRKMQDFHLVKLNIVNGRFVKGFGQAYNLKDGDVIQMTGDKKSHR
- a CDS encoding ABC transporter ATP-binding protein, whose protein sequence is MLNSIFKYYLKERKLLTYFLVSSFFVTVLDLYGPIVVQNLIDNSIPKKNINEFFMFSAFLLTLYIIRLFLSIYSSSRGQLMGNRIKFFMREDLFKKILNQPDTYFMKNQSGDIISRVTNDLENVSALLYRGLEDFLFSILSIAGAMALMATFNLKLTLITMIPLPIAIYFTIIQNKKLKYGYIEVRERFSKLTSGIHDSLKTIFFIKDNVLEKDTLEKFSSKNKELLSVEKNNIFNTSALMSGINFYNQLTQLIVIFIGGYMHIKGEISFGIIVSFILLTNRFRVYLLRLMGLVDVFQRGATGISRFLEIMNIPNIKDGNTIIEKNIDSIKVDGLNFAFDKQEVIKNLSITIEKGEKVAFVGESGVGKTTIFSLLKRTFLPEENTIFINDLCIHEVDRESLLNRIAIVDQRDSLMNETILENIKVVKRDATKKEIEEALELAELKEFVESLEKKENTKLGQGGIELSSGQKQRLSMARLFLKDPEIIFLDEGTSALDNILEKKIMDNILQKFEDKIIISIAHRLNTLKKFNKIVVLGKDGIKEIGDFQSLIDKKGVFFNMYKAGNL
- a CDS encoding ABC transporter substrate-binding protein; the encoded protein is MKRVITLIFTILISNLVYALKIENDFIIDSRGNKIAKKEYKKVLILDPAAVEAFYLIGGENNIVAIADTAKNPIWPQEKTKDLPKAGIIMKPSVEQVLMYSPDLVILNTMSESFGESLKARKLNFIINEANSFEQILNNLEIYGVITGKEENTDRLIDSYNLKLKMIKEKIAEKPLKIKGGFLFSTSPMMVFSPNSLPGQIFDTLGIENIAKGLPGGRPILSPEFLLAENPDILVGSMAIKNKNDILNSNPVVKQTKAGQKGNIMIIESDKILRGTPRVIDALEELYKELSNVK
- a CDS encoding ABC transporter ATP-binding protein; protein product: MGVKVNNLSFSYGEREILKKLKVNITKGKMTGILGPNGCGKSTFLKNILGYLNPSEGDIEFNGKETKELSKKEKARLVSLVPQKSNLMTNMSVKDFVLMGRLPHLKSSWAGYSYEDRRKVEDNLKFLGLEKFSERVAISLSGGEFQRVLLARALTQDPEILLLDEPTSALDLNHAVELLNKVKSLVVEKSLTGVAVLHDLNLAAMFCDELIMMKDGEIKYQGTPSEVLTEENLQKVYNLKAKVIKDQSGIPYIIPLV